A region of Paenibacillus sp. JNUCC-31 DNA encodes the following proteins:
- a CDS encoding extracellular solute-binding protein, which produces MKKWMVSGIALLLAASVIAGCSKGSGAESGENGGDGKTRFSMSLRTLAYTYVEKSPDINQDKWVKKLEDLTNTDLKIVLVPHKEYEQKMVQMFATNDIPDVVQGDGGVNGKEMAGSVEAGVFQPLDELLQEYGQDLLKAVPKEAWDQVTHDGQIYAIPEYLSNPSRRATWIRKDLLDQTGLPVPTTVEETMEVLRAFKKLGVENPYMGREDFKYADTFFGAYDVQQFLSMMEQQGDQVVPKFMDNENMQKALTVYKTMYDEGLINKEFATINSTVFKNTILSGKAGMWSMNANELIQWEKQIKASVPDAKIEIIPSPVGPDGKGGYYLYGPVTRAYFINKDAADPASIIRFFNWMVSDEAEKFFTYGTEGETYTEDNGVISYTAPTDSAGVDEERYRQSFLWFVQDTTYNKGSLSLTKEGKKLMNIYDTILAKEGRDGINFDPRLEAFVQNPDIAPNSDTPPQVLLTHMIKMVYGKEPISDWPKVVEEWKSKGGDQAIKEATEKFKNGEGVSAPRR; this is translated from the coding sequence ATGAAAAAGTGGATGGTCTCAGGCATCGCGCTATTGCTGGCGGCATCGGTCATCGCGGGATGCAGCAAGGGAAGCGGGGCAGAATCCGGTGAAAATGGTGGAGACGGCAAGACGAGGTTCTCCATGTCACTTCGTACACTGGCGTATACGTATGTGGAGAAGTCGCCGGACATTAATCAGGATAAATGGGTGAAAAAGCTGGAGGATCTGACCAATACCGATCTGAAAATTGTCCTGGTGCCCCATAAGGAATATGAGCAGAAAATGGTCCAGATGTTTGCCACCAACGATATTCCTGATGTGGTGCAGGGTGATGGCGGCGTCAACGGCAAAGAGATGGCCGGCTCGGTCGAAGCCGGGGTATTTCAGCCGCTGGATGAACTGTTGCAGGAGTATGGGCAAGACTTGCTCAAGGCCGTGCCGAAGGAAGCCTGGGACCAGGTAACCCATGACGGCCAGATCTATGCCATCCCTGAATATTTATCCAATCCATCCCGTCGGGCAACCTGGATTCGCAAGGATTTGCTGGATCAAACGGGCCTGCCGGTACCAACTACGGTTGAGGAAACGATGGAGGTTCTGCGCGCCTTTAAAAAGCTGGGTGTCGAGAATCCATATATGGGGCGGGAGGATTTCAAATATGCAGATACCTTTTTCGGTGCCTATGACGTGCAGCAATTCCTGTCCATGATGGAGCAGCAGGGCGACCAGGTTGTACCGAAATTTATGGATAATGAGAATATGCAGAAAGCGCTGACTGTGTACAAAACGATGTATGACGAAGGGCTGATTAATAAAGAGTTCGCGACCATCAATTCGACGGTATTCAAAAATACGATTCTCTCTGGCAAGGCGGGCATGTGGTCCATGAACGCCAACGAGCTGATTCAATGGGAGAAGCAGATTAAAGCATCGGTTCCTGATGCCAAAATCGAGATTATCCCTTCGCCTGTCGGCCCGGACGGAAAGGGCGGTTATTATCTGTACGGTCCGGTGACACGTGCCTACTTTATTAATAAGGATGCAGCTGATCCGGCTTCCATTATCCGTTTCTTTAACTGGATGGTGTCCGATGAAGCGGAGAAGTTTTTCACGTACGGCACGGAGGGAGAGACCTACACAGAGGATAATGGCGTGATTTCCTACACAGCTCCAACAGATTCCGCTGGCGTGGACGAAGAGCGTTATCGTCAGTCGTTCTTATGGTTTGTACAGGACACGACATACAACAAAGGCTCGTTGTCACTGACAAAAGAAGGCAAAAAACTGATGAATATTTACGATACCATTTTAGCCAAAGAAGGTCGGGATGGCATCAACTTTGATCCGCGTTTGGAGGCCTTTGTACAGAATCCCGACATTGCTCCCAATTCGGATACACCTCCTCAGGTATTGCTCACACACATGATCAAGATGGTTTATGGGAAGGAGCCGATCTCCGATTGGCCGAAAGTGGTTGAGGAATGGAAATCCAAAGGCGGGGATCAGGCCATCAAGGAAGCCACGGAGAAGTTCAAGAACGGTGAAGGCGTGTCGGCACCGCGTCGCTAA
- a CDS encoding DUF4962 domain-containing protein, whose amino-acid sequence MEVKRKPAERPLYQPVSGPFHVDYAPEKHTVLTENPPRFTWMAAQQEDENAYVLQVSVGPSFQEEGTMTFAPLPYNFFTPDRVFEPGEYYWRYALLVNHPVQQGSEAEADAVQEKQQEMSAWSEVRRFTMPEGLPETPIPSRAQRYVATDTSHPRLWLGESGLKALADGIASDPTYCGWDIFMANSVEPWANREPINEPLPYPENKRVAPLWRQMYIDCQEVLYAIRHLSIAGRVLRDERLLEAAKTWLLHVAAWDTEGTTSRDYNDEAAFRVAAALAWGYDWLHDELNSEEQDAVRRSLLRRTEQVAQHVMIRSKIHHVPYDSHAVRSLSSVLVPCCMALLHEEQQAAAWLDYAIDYYACLYSPWGGSDGGWAEGPMYWTTGMAYVTEAMNLLRNYAGIDFFRRPFFQRTGDFPLYVYPPDARRASFGDQSTLGDPVNLKTGYLVRQLAGVTGNRWYQWYFERVRQSDPGTERAFYNYGWWDFNFDDLVYRHDYPQVEEESPVNIEPLKWFRDVGWVAMHHRMDDPDEHVMLLLKSSRYGSISHSHADQNSFTLHAFGEPLAADTGYYIAHGSSFHREWRRQTLSKNNLLIGGAGQYAENNKVLNMAATGQIEEAYWRDGDGYVRAVATDAYASTVPHVKRVVREIHFLQSSYFVIVDHIDLEKPDSVQWLFHALHPLQLKGQSFRLNGNKAGLEGTFVYASSGELSLSQTDQFAEVDPAEYEGLDRHYHLSAETRPASSHRIVTLLVPYKIDEPKYVPYFIDDQDHGIHLYFTDNGITKKIEVSKAY is encoded by the coding sequence ATGGAAGTGAAGCGGAAGCCTGCAGAAAGACCGTTGTACCAACCCGTTAGCGGGCCGTTCCATGTGGACTATGCACCTGAAAAACATACCGTTCTGACAGAGAACCCGCCGAGATTTACCTGGATGGCAGCACAGCAGGAGGATGAGAATGCCTATGTGCTGCAGGTGTCGGTGGGGCCTTCTTTTCAGGAAGAAGGGACGATGACGTTTGCACCGCTCCCCTATAACTTTTTCACGCCGGACCGGGTGTTTGAACCTGGTGAATATTACTGGCGTTATGCACTGCTTGTGAACCATCCCGTGCAGCAAGGAAGCGAAGCTGAAGCGGATGCCGTTCAGGAGAAACAGCAGGAAATGTCGGCATGGAGTGAGGTACGGAGGTTCACCATGCCAGAGGGGTTACCCGAGACACCGATACCGTCTCGGGCACAGCGATATGTTGCCACGGACACGTCCCACCCCCGGTTGTGGCTCGGAGAAAGTGGGCTAAAGGCACTTGCGGATGGCATTGCGTCCGATCCCACATATTGCGGCTGGGATATATTTATGGCAAATTCCGTTGAGCCGTGGGCAAACCGCGAGCCGATCAATGAACCGCTGCCTTACCCGGAGAACAAACGCGTCGCTCCGTTATGGCGTCAAATGTACATTGACTGTCAGGAAGTGTTATATGCGATTCGTCATCTGAGCATCGCTGGTCGGGTGCTTCGTGACGAACGGTTGCTTGAAGCGGCGAAAACCTGGTTGCTGCATGTGGCGGCCTGGGATACGGAGGGAACGACCTCCCGCGATTATAACGATGAGGCTGCCTTTCGGGTTGCGGCCGCGCTCGCTTGGGGTTATGACTGGCTGCATGATGAGTTGAACAGTGAAGAGCAGGATGCGGTAAGGCGGAGTTTGCTGCGGCGGACAGAGCAGGTGGCCCAGCATGTGATGATTCGCTCTAAGATCCATCATGTGCCTTACGACAGCCATGCGGTGCGTTCATTATCTTCTGTACTTGTGCCCTGCTGTATGGCTTTGTTGCATGAGGAGCAGCAAGCTGCAGCGTGGCTGGATTATGCGATCGATTATTATGCCTGTCTGTATTCCCCTTGGGGAGGCAGCGATGGGGGTTGGGCCGAAGGTCCAATGTACTGGACAACAGGCATGGCCTATGTGACCGAGGCCATGAATTTGTTGCGAAACTACGCAGGCATCGACTTCTTCCGTCGGCCGTTCTTCCAGCGTACCGGGGATTTTCCACTCTACGTGTACCCTCCTGATGCTCGGCGCGCCAGCTTCGGAGATCAGTCTACGCTGGGTGACCCGGTAAACTTGAAAACAGGCTATCTTGTCCGCCAGCTGGCGGGTGTTACAGGTAACCGTTGGTACCAGTGGTACTTTGAGCGTGTACGCCAGTCCGATCCGGGGACAGAGAGAGCCTTTTATAACTACGGTTGGTGGGACTTTAACTTTGACGACTTGGTATACCGCCACGATTATCCGCAGGTAGAGGAAGAGTCGCCTGTGAACATCGAGCCGCTCAAATGGTTCCGGGATGTGGGATGGGTAGCTATGCATCACCGGATGGATGATCCGGATGAGCATGTTATGCTGCTGCTCAAGTCAAGCCGTTACGGCTCTATCAGTCACAGTCATGCGGATCAGAACAGCTTCACTCTGCATGCATTCGGTGAGCCGCTTGCGGCGGATACGGGCTACTATATCGCGCACGGCAGTTCCTTTCATCGGGAATGGCGCAGGCAGACGCTCTCCAAAAATAACCTGCTGATTGGCGGAGCAGGACAGTACGCCGAGAACAACAAGGTGCTGAACATGGCCGCAACCGGACAGATTGAAGAAGCCTATTGGCGAGACGGCGATGGTTATGTGCGCGCGGTAGCGACCGATGCCTACGCCAGCACCGTACCGCATGTGAAGCGTGTTGTACGGGAAATTCATTTTTTACAGTCATCGTACTTCGTTATTGTGGACCACATTGATCTGGAGAAGCCGGACAGCGTTCAATGGCTGTTCCATGCCCTACACCCGTTACAGCTGAAAGGGCAGAGTTTCCGTTTGAACGGGAATAAGGCAGGGTTAGAAGGGACGTTTGTCTACGCTTCCTCCGGTGAGCTGTCCCTCAGCCAGACGGATCAATTCGCAGAGGTGGACCCGGCAGAGTACGAAGGGCTGGACAGACATTATCATCTAAGCGCGGAAACGCGGCCTGCTTCAAGCCATAGAATTGTAACGCTGCTTGTGCCGTATAAGATCGATGAGCCGAAGTATGTTCCTTATTTCATCGATGACCAGGATCACGGTATCCATCTCTATTTTACCGACAACGGTATAACGAAGAAGATCGAGGTATCCAAAGCGTACTAG